From Paenibacillus sp. PvR098:
CGGCCGAATCGTGACGCTCTAGTGCAGCTTCCGCATACGTCAAGCCTTCATATCGGACGTGCCGCCTTCCCAAGTCATCTTTATCCCCTTGCCCGCATATGTTGGTTAAGAATAGGACAGGGGGTAGGGTAGGCATGGACTTGGCATCACCAATGATGTGGGCCCAAATCATATCCATCGGACTCATGGCGCTGGCCCTCGGTCTGGATGCGCTGTCACTAGGGCTAGGGATCGGGATGAAAGGTATCCGTAAGCTTGATATTCTGAAAATTAGCGTAACCACTGCCTTGTTCCATATGATCATGCCGCTGGCCGGCATGTGGATGGGCGGGTATATCAGTATGCTTCTTGGCAAGGTTGCGACAATGTGCGGAGGGATTCTTCTTCTGCTGCTTGGAGCACATATGGTGTACAGCTCTTTGCGAGCGGAGGAGTCCAAGGCTTATAATCATCGTTCCTTTTGGGGATTAACGCTTTTCTCGCTCAGTGTGAGCATCGACTCCTTTTCCGTTGGCGTTTCGCTCGGGATGTTTGCAGGGGATGTCCTGCTTACGGTGCTGATGTTTGGTGCGGCGGGAGGCTTGATGTCGGTCATTGGCCTGCTGCTGGGCCGGCGCGTTGGAGAGTGGATCGGGGAGTATGGCGAGGCGCTCGGCGGTGTAATTTTACTGGCTTTTGGCATTAAATTTCTGCTCTAAAGCGAGGCATTCCATATTTGCTTGCTTTTGGGGTACAATATCATTATGAAATAATAGCTTATACGGAAAGGTGGGGAACGCGATGAACCGGATCTTGTTCGTTTGTACAGGCAATACCTGCCGCAGCCCGATGGCGGAAGGAATCATGCGTAAAATCCTTTCAGAGGAAGGACTAACGAACATTGAGGTGCGGTCGGCCGGCGTAGCAGCGTACGAGGGGACGCAGTTATCCGACCATGCAGCTTCCGTGTTAAAGAACAAGGGCTGCACCGGACCGGCGACATCAACTTTTCTGTCACAGTTTTTGGTCGATTGGGCGGACTTGGTACTGACCATGACCTCCAGCCATAAGAGACATACGATTCAACTGTATCCCGAGACTATGAACAAGGTATACACGCTGAAGGAATATGTGCTGGACGATCCACAGACGGCTGATATCATATCTGAGCTGGAAAGCCTGCTTACAGAAATACAGCTGAAACAAGCACTACTGGAGCCGATCACTGATGAGGAGCGGAACCGGATACTTACCCTGCAAAAGGAACTGCCGATGCCGGATATTGCTGATCCGTTCGGAGGGTCCATCAGACAATATGAAAGCTGCGCTCAGGAGATTGAGGAATATTTGATCAAGCTGGCCGCCAAGCTGAAAAAAAACTGATAACAAAGTGCTGAAGGACGATTTCAATACAGTAAGTTAGGCTTTACAGCCAACGCTCAATCGGATATGATAAACATATCAAATATAGGTGCCCGGTGTAACTGGCGACGAGTGGAATTAAACCACAGTGGAGCATCGGGATATACGGCCGGTCGCCTGGGCAAAGAGCAACGCTATGCGGAGTACGCATGTGCCATGCTCTTTTTTTCGTGTTTACCACTCGTTTGGGCTATAATGATATTGATAAGTGAGGAGGCGAACGTGATGAAAATAGCAATGGGTGCAGATCATGCGGGTTACAAGCTAAAGGATGATTTAAAGCCGATCCTTGAGGCCATGGGGCATGAAGTGCAGGATTACGGCTGTGATTGCTCGGATTCCGTGGATTACCCGGACTATGCGCTTACCGTATGCGAGAAGGTCGTCGCGGGGGAAGCGGACAAGGGAATTCTGATCTGCGGAACGGGCATCGGCATGACGATCGCGGCGAACAAGGTTCCAGGTATCCGCTGTGCGTTGGTGCATGATTTGTTCTCGGCCAAGGCGACCCGCGAGCATAATGATTCGAACGTGCTGGCGATGGGCGAACGCGTCATCGGGCCCGGAGTGGCTCAGGAAATCGTCAAAGTTTGGCTGGAAACCGAGTTTTCGAATGGCGAGCGGCACAAAAACCGCGTTGGCAAAGTGAAGACGTTGGAAGACAAATATGCGTTGCATCCTTAATGCGAGGTAAGCGGCCATGACCATAAACTTACCTATGATTCGTTCCCAAGTCGAGACGATCGTTCGCGAGCTGGCTAGCGCAGGCAGAGTGGAGCGGGGACAGCTTGTTGTCATCGGGACAAGCACCAGCGAGGTGCTGGGCAAGCACATCGGTACAGCAGGAAGCGAAGCGGTAGCCAGGGAAATCTATGCTGCCGTAGAAGCGGCGCGGGAGAAGATCGGCTTTTATCCCGTTTATCAGTGCTGTGAGCATTTGAACCGGGCGCTCGTTTTGGAGAAGGCAGCGATGCTGCGGTACGGGCTGGAGCAAGTGAGTGTCATCCCGGTGCCGAAAGCCGGGGGCTCTATGGCTTCATATGCCTTCAAGCAGCTGTCGGAGTCGGTTGTTGTGGAGACTGTTCAGGCGCACGCGGGGGTCGATATCGGGGGAACGCTGATCGGCATGCATTTGAAGCGTGTTGCGGTTCCGATGCGTCCGTCTATCCGACAAATTGGCGAGGCGCACGTACAGATGGCTTACACTCGGCCGAAGCTGATCGGCGGTGCACGCGCGGTCTATACGGCCGACACGCAGCCGTCCGAAGGGACTTGCGATTGAGATGGATTCGTTATTCACATCATTAAAATAGATAACTTACTATTTAAGGAGGACTATCTACATGGAATTTCTTCGTAAACAAGATCCGAAAATCGTAGAAGCAATGAATCTGGAGCTCGGCCGGCAACGCGACAAAATCGAGCTGATCGCATCTGAAAACTTCGTCAGCCAAGCGGTGCTTGAAGCGATGGGCACTGTTTTGACCAATAAGTATGCGGAGGGCTACCCGAACAAGCGTTATTACGGCGGTTGTGAATACGTCGACATCGTCGAGGATATCGCACGCGATCGTGCGAAAGAGCTGTTCGGTGCTGAACACGCCAATGTGCAGCCGCACTCCGGCGCGCAGGCGAACATGGCCGTATACTTGGCTGCTGTACAACCAGGCGAGACGATCCTTGGCATGAACCTGGCGCACGGCGGCCACTTGACTCACGGCAGCCCGGTCAATGCATCCGGCATTTTGTATAACTTCGTAGCTTACGGCGTAAGCGAGAAGGATTCCCGTATCGATTATGACGATGTCCGCAAAGCGGCATTCAAGCATAAGCCTCGCCTGATCGTAGCTGGCGCCAGCGCATACCCGCGCACCATCGACTTCGAAGCCTTGGCACAAATTGCAAATGATGTAGGTGCGCTGTTCATGGTGGATATGGCGCATATCGCTGGTCTTGTGGCAGCTGGTCTGCACCCGAGCCCGGTACCTCATGCTCACTTTGTTACAACAACGACGCACAAGACGCTTCGTGGACCTCGCGGCGGTATGATCTTGTGCCGCAAGCCATGGGCGGCGGCAATCGACAAAGCGGTTTTCCCAGGCTCTCAAGGCGGTCCGTTGATGCATATCATCGCTGCCAAAGCGGTATCGTTCGGTGAAGCACTGCAGCCGGAGTTCAAAACGTACGCCCAGAACGTTGTAAAAAATGCACAGGCATTGTCTGAAGGTTTGATGGCCGAAGGTATCAACCTTGTTTCCGGAGGCACGGACAACCACCTTATGCTAATCGATCTCCGCAGCTTGAACCTTACAGGTAAAGATGCAGAGCATTTGCTCGACGAAGTCGGTGTGACGGTAAACAAGAACGCCATTCCGTTCGATCCGACCAGCCCGTTTGTAACCAGCGGTGTCCGTATCGGTACGCCTGCAGCTACAGCCCGCGGGATGAACCCGGAAGCGATGAAAACAATTGCTAAGATCATTGCGCTCACTCTTAAAAATCCGTCTGACCAAGCTGTGCATGTGAAGGCACGCGGTATGGTGAAAGATTTGACGGCGCAGTTCCCGCTCTATCCCGGACTTCAATATTAATTCTGGCTGATAGTGACACAGGCCGGCCCTCTACTAGAGGAGCCGGCATATTTTTTGTTCCACGTGAATCACTATAGAAGTAGAAATGGTTAAATTGTGCTATAATAAGCTATCACAATTCAACCGGCTTGCAAGGGCAGCCGGCTGACAGTCGGTTCGGAAGTAACTGATCATGCGGCGCTATGGAGATTTCCAGATGCTTTACTTCATGTTCATGGCAGGCTTGTTCATTTTAGAGCAGTTTTTCCCTTACAAAAGAAAAGATCGCTCCTCACCTGAGGTATGCGGTCTATTTCTGACGTAACGCCGATTTAAAAGTTAGGGTGGTATTATTCGATGGGATAAGTATCGGTTGTTGTGGTATAATAGACGAGATTTGGGCTTTATAGCGTTATAGGAGGATCACGCATGGGTAAAGTTTTTGTTTGCGATCATCCGTTGATTCAGCATAAGCTGACATACATTCGGGATGAGAATACCACCACGAAAGATTTTCGTGAGCTGGTGGACGAAGTGGCCACGTTGATGGCTTATGAAATAACAAGAGATATTCCGCTGGAGAAGGTACAGGTGCGTACGCCTGTTACGACTGCCGAATGCAGAGTGATCTCCGGTCGTATGCTGGGGCTCATTCCGATTCTGCGTGCCGGTCTCGGCATGGTAGATGGGATTCTGAAGCTGGTTCCTGCGGCCAAAGTGGGGCATATTGGGCTGTATCGCGATCCGCACACACTGGAGCCGGTGGAATACTACGCTAAGCTTCCGACGGATGTGCAGGAGCGGGAATTGATCGTGATCGATCCAATGCTGGCGACGGGTGGTTCAGCGAATGCGGCGATCGATGCGCTGAAGAAGCGCGGCTGCACGCAGATCAAGTTGATGTGTCTGATTGCTGCGCCGGAAGGTGTGGAAGCGGTGCAAAAGGCGCATCCTGACATCGATCTTTACGTTGCTGCCATCGACGATTATTTGGATGACCACGGATACATAGTGCCGGGCCTTGGTGATGCGGGGGATCGGCTGTTCGGTACAAAATAAGCTTTGGAATCGGAAGAAGGAAAGGAAGCCGGAGCGATGAGAAAGACGAAAGTGATTACTATATTCGGCACCAGACCGGAAGCCATCAAGATGGCCCCGCTGGTGAAGGAGCTAGGGAAGTATCCGGAGCACATCCAATCGCTCGTTTGCGTCACGGCACAGCACCGGCAAATGCTGGATCAGGTGTTGGACATTTTCGCAATCAAGCCTGACTATGATCTGGACGTCATGAAAGATCGTCAAACGCTGAATGAAATATCGATTCGAGTGCTTCAAGGGCTCGACCCGGTATTCCAGAAAGAGAAGCCGGATCTTATTCTTGTTCACGGGGATACGCTTACGACGTTTCTTGCCAGCTACGCTGCGTTTATGCAGCAAATTCAAGTGGGGCATGTAGAAGCAGGACTTCGGACTTGGAACAAG
This genomic window contains:
- a CDS encoding manganese efflux pump MntP family protein translates to MDLASPMMWAQIISIGLMALALGLDALSLGLGIGMKGIRKLDILKISVTTALFHMIMPLAGMWMGGYISMLLGKVATMCGGILLLLLGAHMVYSSLRAEESKAYNHRSFWGLTLFSLSVSIDSFSVGVSLGMFAGDVLLTVLMFGAAGGLMSVIGLLLGRRVGEWIGEYGEALGGVILLAFGIKFLL
- a CDS encoding low molecular weight protein arginine phosphatase, giving the protein MNRILFVCTGNTCRSPMAEGIMRKILSEEGLTNIEVRSAGVAAYEGTQLSDHAASVLKNKGCTGPATSTFLSQFLVDWADLVLTMTSSHKRHTIQLYPETMNKVYTLKEYVLDDPQTADIISELESLLTEIQLKQALLEPITDEERNRILTLQKELPMPDIADPFGGSIRQYESCAQEIEEYLIKLAAKLKKN
- the rpiB gene encoding ribose 5-phosphate isomerase B gives rise to the protein MKIAMGADHAGYKLKDDLKPILEAMGHEVQDYGCDCSDSVDYPDYALTVCEKVVAGEADKGILICGTGIGMTIAANKVPGIRCALVHDLFSAKATREHNDSNVLAMGERVIGPGVAQEIVKVWLETEFSNGERHKNRVGKVKTLEDKYALHP
- a CDS encoding TIGR01440 family protein produces the protein MTINLPMIRSQVETIVRELASAGRVERGQLVVIGTSTSEVLGKHIGTAGSEAVAREIYAAVEAAREKIGFYPVYQCCEHLNRALVLEKAAMLRYGLEQVSVIPVPKAGGSMASYAFKQLSESVVVETVQAHAGVDIGGTLIGMHLKRVAVPMRPSIRQIGEAHVQMAYTRPKLIGGARAVYTADTQPSEGTCD
- the glyA gene encoding serine hydroxymethyltransferase, with the protein product MEFLRKQDPKIVEAMNLELGRQRDKIELIASENFVSQAVLEAMGTVLTNKYAEGYPNKRYYGGCEYVDIVEDIARDRAKELFGAEHANVQPHSGAQANMAVYLAAVQPGETILGMNLAHGGHLTHGSPVNASGILYNFVAYGVSEKDSRIDYDDVRKAAFKHKPRLIVAGASAYPRTIDFEALAQIANDVGALFMVDMAHIAGLVAAGLHPSPVPHAHFVTTTTHKTLRGPRGGMILCRKPWAAAIDKAVFPGSQGGPLMHIIAAKAVSFGEALQPEFKTYAQNVVKNAQALSEGLMAEGINLVSGGTDNHLMLIDLRSLNLTGKDAEHLLDEVGVTVNKNAIPFDPTSPFVTSGVRIGTPAATARGMNPEAMKTIAKIIALTLKNPSDQAVHVKARGMVKDLTAQFPLYPGLQY
- the upp gene encoding uracil phosphoribosyltransferase, which codes for MGKVFVCDHPLIQHKLTYIRDENTTTKDFRELVDEVATLMAYEITRDIPLEKVQVRTPVTTAECRVISGRMLGLIPILRAGLGMVDGILKLVPAAKVGHIGLYRDPHTLEPVEYYAKLPTDVQERELIVIDPMLATGGSANAAIDALKKRGCTQIKLMCLIAAPEGVEAVQKAHPDIDLYVAAIDDYLDDHGYIVPGLGDAGDRLFGTK